A genome region from Methanococcoides burtonii DSM 6242 includes the following:
- a CDS encoding DUF427 domain-containing protein, protein MVILAIAKWNGVVLAESESVKEIEGNLYFPPESVNKEYLRESDTRSTCPWKGLAHYFDIVVNGEDNNDAAWSYPEPKEAAKEITGHFAFWKGVEVIP, encoded by the coding sequence GTGGTTATTTTGGCAATAGCAAAATGGAATGGAGTTGTACTTGCGGAAAGTGAGTCGGTAAAAGAGATCGAAGGTAATCTTTATTTCCCACCTGAGTCGGTGAACAAAGAATATCTAAGAGAGTCGGATACCCGCTCAACATGTCCCTGGAAGGGTCTGGCACATTATTTTGATATCGTTGTCAACGGGGAGGATAATAATGATGCTGCCTGGTCCTATCCTGAACCGAAAGAGGCAGCAAAAGAGATTACTGGTCACTTTGCTTTTTGGAAAGGGGTTGAAGTAATCCCTTAA
- a CDS encoding thiamine pyrophosphate-dependent enzyme, which yields MCEGQRTFMSANIASMGFALPAALSAKLDYPDKQVICVTGDGGFAMLMGDFTTAVREGLGINVIVFNDGKLKNIKKEQLRDNYPEYGVSFPNPNFAEFARSTGGEGYRIEDPKDLDDALKKAFSSEKASLIEVVVDPDKMAASTKRVD from the coding sequence GTGTGTGAAGGACAGAGAACATTCATGTCCGCAAACATTGCAAGTATGGGATTTGCACTTCCGGCTGCATTATCAGCGAAACTTGATTATCCGGATAAGCAGGTCATATGCGTTACAGGCGATGGTGGCTTTGCAATGTTAATGGGGGATTTTACCACCGCTGTAAGAGAAGGCCTTGGCATTAATGTCATAGTCTTTAACGATGGTAAGCTCAAGAACATAAAGAAAGAACAGCTACGAGACAATTATCCCGAATACGGAGTGAGCTTCCCGAATCCCAACTTTGCAGAATTTGCCAGATCTACCGGAGGCGAAGGTTACAGAATAGAAGACCCGAAAGATCTCGATGATGCACTTAAAAAAGCATTCTCATCCGAAAAGGCATCACTTATTGAAGTTGTAGTTGACCCGGATAAAATGGCTGCAAGCACAAAAAGGGTAGATTAA